The Macaca nemestrina isolate mMacNem1 chromosome 17, mMacNem.hap1, whole genome shotgun sequence genome contains the following window.
GAACAGACAAATGAATACtcaaaatgtacaataaatgagtatcattcaccatttttttttttttttttgagacagagtcttcttttgtcacccaggctggagtgcggtggcacaatctcagctcactgcaacctctgcctcccgagttctagcaattctgctgcctcagcctcccaagtagctggaactccaggctcccaccaccacccctggctaatttctgtattttcagtagagacggggtttcaccatgttggccaggctggtctcgaactcctgacctcaggtgatctgcccgcctcggcctcccaaagtgctgggattgtgcaggtgtgagccactgctcctggcttaaaactccatctcaaaaaaaaaaaaaaaaaaaaaggtggccggggacggtggctcacgcctgtaatcccagcactttgggaggccaaggtaggcagatcacctgaggtcaggagttcaagaccagcctgatcaacatggtgaaaccccgtctctactaaaaatacagaaattagtcaggcgtggcagcgtgcacctgtaattccagctacttgggagcctgagacaggaaaattgcttgaacctgggaggcggaggttgcagggccgagattgtgctactgtatcccagcctgggtgatagggtgatagagtaagacacTGTATCAATAATAGCAATTTAAAAAGGGCAACGATGGTAAATTTATGCTATGTGAATTTTATCATGATAAAAAggcaaacaagaaagaagaaaagcactAAGGAAATGGAGGAAAAGGCACCCACCGAGCCTGGACATTCTCCAGCATCAAACGTGTGTTCTGCAGGTGACTTTATCTGCATCGTGTTCGCTTGCATATTCCAAATATTCGGTAATAATCCTAACTGCTTCATCTCATCCAAAAGTTATTACAGATAATATTTCAATCATCCTAATTAAAACAATCACATTCATTTAAAGGCCAAAGTCGGGCAAGAATTTTACTGGCCACTAATTGCTGCTGGGGCCAGGCAGGGCTCAGCCCTTTGGGAAAGTGACCTGGGAGGATCCACCAGTGTCCCCTTCCCTGTCCCGGCCTGGACATCTCCCTGATATCCGACCTGAGGCTCCAGGTGGCCCCGACCTCTATACCCGGCTGGGATGGGCCCTGCAGCCCTGTCGGGGACCACATGGAACCGGGTTCGTCTCCTCAGCTCCTGGGGTCTCTTGAAGAAGGAGGATAATGGAGCCTCCTTCAAGAGGCtgctgtgggccgggcgcggtggctcacgcctgtaaccccagcactttgggaggccaaggtgggtggatcacgaggtcgggagatcgagaccatcctggctaacacggtgaaaccccgtctctactaaaaatacaaaaaattagccgggcgaggtggcgggcacctgtagtaccagctactcggaggctgaggcaggagaatggcgtgaacccgggaggcggagcttgcagtgagctgagatcgcgccactgcactccaacctggggtgacagagcgagactccatctcaaaaaaaaaaaaaaaaaaaggctgctgTGGCAGTCCGAGACCCCCGGGGCCCTGCCAATGGCAGATGACACTGTTATTACATTCATTGTCACCTATCACATATCATGACTGTCACCTTCATTAGTGGGGACAATATCCTCACACCTCCAAAATGAGCAGGCTACCACGGCCTGCGTAAGAGGCCTTGGTGGTCCTGTGGCCTCCAGTAGAAAGCCGGCCCCCCACCCCGGCAGGCAGCACCGTCCCTGGCTTGCTCACAGACCTGCCGTGCCCAGCATGACCACCCTCCCTGGCAGAAGGGGACCGTGCCCCTGGTATATTCAGAGCCAGCCAGGGATCACCCTGGCCCTCCCTGGCCCCCAGCAGGGGAGGCACCGTGGTTTGTGAGGAGGACCTGGCCTGGATAAGCTTTGTCCCGTAGGAGCCTGGAGCCTCCCTACTCCCACCAGCCTGCAGGCTGCGCTGTGCCCCTTCCCACCGGCCCAAAcccccaggctgggctgcagcaCCCACTTGGCTGCCCCTTCAAACCCTACTCACGTGCCTGGCCCTGGAGCCTGTTTCCTGCACCAGAGCTGGGTGGACGGGGTCCCCAGCCTCAATCTCCCTGCACCCACGCACCGCCCGCAGCCCCTCCCACCGTGTACAGCCCACTGCACTGGAGGCCtgaggcctgggttccagccccgtgaccttgggcaggtcccTCAGCCCTTCTGACCTCAGGTTTCCAGCTGCTGTCTGCCCAGCTGGCCTCGGTCACCCGCTCACCGGCTCACTGGTGCCCTCTGCTCCTCCCTAACTCAATCCCAGGTTTGGGGAGGCCAGACGCGGTTAAGGGTCAGTCTGCCCAGCCCAGTGTGGACACACCAAGTGCCTGCGAGCCCCTGGGAGCtgcctgtgccaggctggagtgccagggAGGGGCGAGGACAGCTGCAGCCCCAAGATGTAAACAGGCGTGCAGGTATAAAAGCTGGAGCCCCTGGGCCTCTCCACACCCCCGCCTGACCCACCTTCCCAGAACTCTCAAAAGAAGCCAGGCAGAGGTGAGCCCTGCCAAGGAGGGGTGTGGGTCCCAGGCAGAGGTGAGCCCTGCCAAGGAGGGCTGTGGGTCCCAGGCAGAGGTGAGCCCTGCCAAGGAGGGCTGTGGGTCCCAGGCAGAGGTGAGCCCTGCCAAGGAGGGGTGTGGGTCCCAGGCAGAGGTGAGCCCTGCCAAGGAGGGGTGTGGGTCCCAGGCAGAGGTGAGCCCTGCCAAGGAGGGTTGTGGGTCCCAGGCAGAGGTGAGCCCTGCCAAGGAGGGGTGTGGGTCCCAGGCAGAGGTGAGCCCTGCCAAGGAGGGGTGTGGGTCCCTGGCAGCTGAGGTTATCCGAGCTGGATGGTGGGAACTTGGGGGCCTCCTCTTCATCCACAGGACAAGGGTGGCCCTGGGAGACCCCAGGGAGCCCAGGGGAGGTGGGGAAAGGAAGTGGAAAGAGAAGGAATGACCCTTCCTGCCAGTATCACCACTATGAGCCCCAAGGGGATCCCCGGATGGAAGACAGCTGCACGTGCCTAGTCCTGTGGGGCACATGTGCGTGCACGCGGGTGCTGGCGCGAGCCTCTGTGGGCACGGCTACAAGAGGCAGCTGAGAGCTGGGGCCTCTGCATAGGGAGCTGGACCTGCTCACTCTGCCCCTAGGCCCCCAGGCTCTGAGTGGGGATGGAGATGGGGTGTGGCTGGCAGGGCAGCGGGTCCAAGGCCTCTGGCCCCCAGACTCCGGCAGACACACAGAGCCGGCTCTGGTCCCCGTGCCCTGCCAGAGGGATCCCACTGCCTCCATCACCTGTTCCCCCGAGAGGCCTCTCTCATCTCAGCATCTGCCCTTGGCGACTAGGTGGCAGAGGCTAGTTGCTGTGGGCAGACCACAGCCTCCAAGAATGGAAGGTCCGGAATGGCCCGGGGCGGGGCAACCCAGATGTAGCAATGCTGGGGCGGTGTGTGCTCTGAGGGGTCTTAGCCCAGCCTGGAGGCTACAGGAGCTCCAGCTGTGGAGGGTGGGTAAAGGGAGTGGGGAAAAAGAGGCCTTTTGGCAGGGCCTTTCCCGGCACCGAGGGCAGCCCCCCGAGTCCAGGCAGGGCCTAAGGATAGCTCGTGTGGTGTCCCACAGCCTCCCCCCGCAGGACATCCTGGCTCACTTGGATCCCGTTAAACTGCAGCCCGGGCCGGCGATGCAGGAGCTATAAATAAACCAGCAGTCTGGAGCTCCAGGCCTGCCTCCACCCTGTCTCCAGCCCGGATCCCAGGCTCCCCTGCCTTTGTTGGGGGCACCCCTGAGAGCAGTGGGATTGGGGGCGGTGAACGAGCCCAGCCCAGGGGCGCCCCCAGCGCTCGGCAGATGGGACATTGGTTCCTGGCTCGGCCACATTTAGCGTGGAATTTGGCCCAGCCCCTCCTCTATAAAGGAGGTGACATTGGGCCTGGGGCCCCAAGTGGGAGGCAGGTGTCCTCTCTTCCAGAACGGGTCCCCCAGATGCCAGGGTTGGAGGAGGGGAACCAGAGTTCCAGCTCTGAATGAAGTGGGGCAGGGCCTGTCCTGAGGGCCTTGGAGGCCCAGGCCTGCCCCACATGCCCGCTCACCACCACCCTGCTGGCTGGGGGAATCAGCCACTGCAGGGGCCTTGGGGGCCCAGCTCCAGCCCCACAGCAGCAGACAAGCCCATTCCCCACCATCTCCCTTCTCTCCTGGCTCCTCGCACAACCCCGTGAAGGGGCAGGTGTCTCCCCATATCACATGGCAGCTGGAGGCACCATGGGTTGGGGAGAAGAACCTGGTCCAAGGGCTGCAGCTGGCACCCCCACACCCCCGGGGCACCAGGGTTGGGTTGCAACCCTTGACCTATGGCCTCTCTATCCAGAGGAGAGCAGAGATGCCTCTGGCCACTGCCCAGCCCCATTCGAGAACACAGGCCGCCCCTCCTGGCAGCAAGAGCGTTCCAGAAGGCTCTACCACCCCGTGAACTTTCAAGAGGGCCAAGAAGCCTGGGACACCTGCTGCCCCTTGCGCTCTGAGATAGCTGCTGTGCTGAGCCCCAGAACCCAACCCCCGCTGGGGACAGCAACCCGAGAGCCCAGCAGGTCACAAGGTGCTGCTGTGGGGGCCACAGGATGGCCCGGCCCCTCCCGCTGGCCCCTCTGCCTGTGCCTAGACCCCCATCTGCCTGGCTGGGATCCCAGCCTGTCTCAGGGGCCCTGCCACGACGCCAACACTATGACACCTGTCATCGTTCCCACTTTACAGCAGGACCCAGCACCACGCGGCATCTACGTCTGCTCTGGCCCAAGCAGCACCCCCAATCCATGTGTGCACTCCATGAATTGACTCCCTATCCACCCCAGGACCAGGATGGACGAGGACTTCTCCCAGATGAAGAAGATGGCCTTGGCCATGGGCACGTCCCTATCAGACAAGGACATTGAGCTGCTGCCCACGGACATGAGACACCACGGTACAGCCTGCCCCGCCCAGCACAGCCCCCACCCATCCAGCCCAGCTGTGGTCAGGAGACCTCACCCCTTTTTCGGGGCTGATGGGTCCAGGACCCCAGGACCTGCGGCGGGCGGGGACATGGGGGTGCAGGACCTGGCAGCCCCCATCCCAGGGTGGGGTCTTCCCTGGAGGCCTGGCGGGAGTGAGGTTGGCCCCTCCGTGAGCCCAGCCTGGTTGCCCCAGGATCCTACAGCTACCTCAAGTTCTTTGAGCACATGCGCAAGTTCCACGCCTCAGGCCAGATGGACGAAGCCATCCGAGAGGCCTTCCAGGCCCTGGACAAGGACAGGAGCGGCTTCATTGAGTGGAATGAGATCAAGTAATAGCCGGCGGCCGGGGAGGGGTGGGGCCCAAGCCACCCAGACCACACCAAATGCCCACCTGGCAGACCTGGCTTTCCCCCACTGGGTCCCGGCTAGCCTTGTAGCTGGCAGGGCTGGGCCAGAACAGGCTAGAGGCCCAGGAGGCCCACAGGCCCaggctcctggcctgaagtgtCCTCGCCTACAAAGTGGGGGGTGAACGTCTCGTGAGCCACTGGGCACTGGCTAGAAGCCCGTTGGCACTGACTCGAGCCCCCTCGGCCCCAGGTACATTCTGTCCATCATCCCCAGCAGCGGGCCCACTGCCCCGCTGACAGACGAGGAGGCTGAGGCCATGATCCAGGCGGCGGACACAGACGGGGACGGGAGGATCGACTACGAAGGTGGGGGCAGCACAGCCAGGGTATCCTCAGGACCCTCCTTCCCCTGCTAGGCCACGACCCTTGCCCATGGCCTCACCCTGAGGGCACCAGCACCCAACTCACAGAAGAGGAAATCCAGGCTCAGGGGTCTGGGCTGGGCCGGGAGCCGAGGGGCTCTCTCCTGGGCCAAGGGCCCCACTGCAGAGGGGCGGCCGGGAGGGCTTAGGAAGGCCAGCTGTGGCGGAGCCAGCGGGTATGGGGTCTCTGGGCTCAGGGATACCATCTTCTGGGGGGCCCATGGTCTTTGAGGCTCTCCATGGCTGCCCTGAGTTCTGGGCCATCTCACTCCCCAGTGGCTGGCCAcaggcctggagggcagagggcACACGAGGTGGGCTGGGCCTCCAGACACCCCCTGCCCAGCCATGGGCCCTGTCCTCATCTGCCTGGGTCTGGAAACTCCAGCAAACCTGGCTTGTGGGGAGCCACAAGGCTTGGCGAGCAGCCTGGCCCCTCTCAGAACCCAGGGCCCCCAGCtgctccgtgcctcagtttccccactaaGAGATGATCATAGGAGGAGCACCTGTTCTCAGAGGGTCTGGTGGAATTCCTGAGAGTCTCTGCAGAGACCCAGGCCACTGCAAGTCCCCAGTCCCCGGCCGGGGTCAACTCATCACGACCAAGCAGCCTGGCCCAGGGCAAACAGCTCCAGCGTGGGGCCCCGGCCAGACAGGCTGGAGACCTGGTCCCTACCCAAGGGCTTGGGGACTGTGTCGTCCAGGCACACTCCCTCTGCCTCTTTTGAGAGTTAAAGGGCTTACAGGGATTGGGGGACACAAAACAGGGGTACTAACTAGAAATTGGTCTCCTGCTCTAGAATTTTCTGAATTGatcaaaaaggagaaaattccAAAGAAGAAGTAGCACCATGACCAGCCCTGGCCAGCCGTGGGGTTCTCATGGGGTAACTCAGGGTGACCACACACCTGGGCAGAAGCTGTTGGGTAAGAGGAGGCAGCTGTGAGGGCGGACCCAACTTTTGCcggaaaatggaagaaaagcagCATTAAATGAATGACGCAGCCTGGTGTGTCTGCTGGGGGTGCTGGTGTGaactggggtgggggcaggatcAGGGCCATGGGTGACAATGGCTGGGGGACAGGGCCGCCGTGTGAGAGGGGGAAGGAAGACGCCTTCTCCCAtcccccagccccacctggcTGTGGGAAGCCCCCAAGGGCGACCCTGCAGTGAGATTCCGTCCAGCTGGGCCTCCGGTCTGCAGGGTACATGGTGCTCTGTGGGCCCAAACCCCTGAAGAGCCCCTTTCCAATCTGCAATGGGCCTGGCCAGGGCCACACACTCCCAGTTCATACCTGAACGCAGTAGGGGGACACCTGCAGCCCCTGGGCGCCCCGGCAGGGGCCTTGTTCCAGGCCAAAGCACCCGGCAGaccctctgcccccatctcctgcCTGCTCAGGCTCCCGGGCGGGGCCCTTCTGTCTCCCGGCTGTGTGTCTCCCTTGATGGTGCTCCTCTCCCCGCTTAGTGCTTCCGGCGGGACCCCAGCCCAGTCCTTGGTCCTCTGTCCCACCCACACTCACCTACCTGGAGCCCCTCATCTGGTGGCTTAAGGGCCCCTGGCGTGGCAGTTCCCAGCCCTGAGGTCCTGTGAGCAGCAGGAGCCTGGGCCCCCTTGGTGCTATCTGTGGATGTGGGTGTCGGCCTCCAGCTGCTCACTGGCCACACGGGACTCCAGGCCCTCTGGGCTGGTGGCACTGAGGGTCTTGGGAGCCTGAGTCCTGGCTCACCCCAGAAGGGAAGACACCTGCCCATCAGGGGAGCCCTTGCTGGGCCTTACCGTAGCGAGAACAGAGCTGCTCCAGAGGCGAGTGTGGCAATGTCAGGGTCTACTTGTCAGGGCAGCAAGAGTGAGGCTGATCCACACGCCATCCTCACGGCCCACCCGCGGGTAACTACAGGCTCCATTGAGAAATACACACAGAGCCCACTGCCCACACCACCCTGGCCACGGTCACTCTCGCCTGGGTAACCACCACAGCCCCATGGTTGGTCTTTCCACCTCTACCCTCTGAAGGTCCTTCCTCAACTTGGTGTCTGGAGGGCTCCCTCTCGGAACCCTCCCAGGGCTTTCCTCTCACACAGGGTGATGCTGGGGGCCTCACGGACTCTGGCTCCCACTGTCCCTCTGACCTAAGACCCCCAGGTCCTGCCCCTCCTGATGCAGCCACGTGGCCCCCCTGCCTcctcagccaccatgccctgggGCCTTTGTGCCTCCAGCCCTCAGCCTGGCACGCCATTCCCTAGACATCCAGCTGCGAGGCAGACTATCTCCTCCTTCGATGCTTTCTGCAAATGTCGCATCCCGAGGTTGTCTTCACCTGCCCTGTTTGATATGTCACTCACCCTCGCCAGCATCCTGTGTCCCCCGGACCAGATCTTTTCCCCAAAGCACTCCCCGTCCCCTAATACACTATGACATCCATGTGTGTATGCGTCTATTATGCGCAAACAGAGCATGGGTGCTAAGATCCAGAGCAGGGGAGCTCCGAGAGGCGAGTGCAGGCAGCACACGCTGCCCCACTGGGCATCTGCCAGTCAGCAGCGGGACTGAGAGGGCACCGGGCGGCCTCCTGCTGTCCAGGGCCTGTCCGGGAGGAGGGGCTTTGGCTGCAGCTGCAATGGGCTACCCAGTGGGAGTAAGAACAGCAGAGAACCCGACCCGGCCTCACCAACTGGAGGCTGCCCTCACAGTCAGTGCAGAGCCCAGCATCagcccctctcctccctgccagCCAGAGCCACAGTGAGCCCACCAGACAGGGGGCTGGCAAAAGTCAGTCCCAGGCCCAGATCCAGCCCAACACCGGCCAAACCTGGTTTTGAACTGTCCAGGACAGCTTTCGCGCTGTGCTCAAAGAGGCCTtagaaagtttgaaaataaagaaggggccaggtacggtggctcacacctgtaatcccagcactttgggaggctgaggcaggcggatcacctgaggtcaggagttcaagaccagcctggccaatatggtgaaaccctgtctctgcagaacgcacattatttttaaatatgtaaagcaTTTACCAAAATTGTCCAAACGCTGGGCCCTAAAGTGAGATGCAATCAAGTTAAAGGACTGAAATAATACGGAACATTCTCTGACCATACAGAAGCTAAGttagaaatttaaaagagaaacaaagcagCGCAGTTCTAAACAGCCTATGGTTCAAAGGGACCATCCTGCAAATTTGAAAATGGTTTGCaccaaagaagaatgaaaatacaacacGTCAACTTGTGGCTGCCGCTCAAACGGTGCCTTGGGGGAAACTCACAGTCTTCGATGCACAGACTCCAAAGGAAAAGGGCCTGGGAATCCATGTTCTAAGTATCCTTCCCAAGAagtcagaaaaagaacaaaaaaggaagCTCGCAGGAGGGGCAGAAATAAAGGTGCGCATTGTGAAATATTAAGTTTCCCGCTTTCTTTCCATCTCCCCTGCTGGAACATAAACCCCTCGAGGGGTTGGGTGTGGtaacctggagtcccagctacttgggaggctgaggcaggagaattgctgtaCCCCAAATTCTAGGCCTGGCACTGACAGATGCCTTAGATGATTTGGTTGATGATGTGAACTGTCTCAAAGACGCAGGCTCCGCCAGGGAAAGAATGGAGCCCATGAGGGCGGCGAGCCAGATCGGGTGGAATGAAACCCAGGCAGAGTCCATTTGTGTTTCTAGGGTCTGGGCCCCACCCCGaagcccttcccccacccccaacagccCATCAACCTAGACAGGGAAGTGACCCAGCTGGGGGAAGGGAGTCCAGCTTTCTCAATGGTGAGACTCGGGGTGCCCCCCACCGTGACTCAGAGACCCCTCCAAACCCCTGGGGACCTCCACAGTGTCTTGCTGGGTGAAGCCCTCCTCTGTGTTGCCGTCTGTTGGGCACTAGAGCTACCTGGAGCAGAAGGAGCTGGAAGGCTCAGGGCAACAGGTTTGACCTGGGGCCTTTCCCAGAAGGCTGGGGCCTAATAGCTGCCCCTGGAGCACAGAGCCGCCCCCTGCCCACCGCACTCCCAGCCTCCCGCACTCCACTCCCCACAGGGAAGAGAAATGCCATCTAAGCCCCCTTCCCCAGGCACCCCTGTCCAGGTGAAGCCGCCCGGCAGACACGCCCTCTCCTCAATGTTCCAGCCTCTCAGGAAAACGCTTCTCAGCAGCACAACACTTGAGGCCACGCAGCTGGAGGGCAGTACAGAGACAGGAATGATACTCAGTACCAGTCCATTCATCTAAAATCTGAATTAAAAACCAacaggctggccgggcgcggtggctcacgcctgtaatcccagcactttgggaggccgaggcgggcggatcacaaggtcaggagatcgagaccacggtgaaaccccgtctctactaaaaattacaaaaaattagccgggcgcggttgtgggcgcctgtagtcccagctactcgggaggctgaggcaggagaatggcgtgaacccgggaggcggagcttgcagtgagccgagatcgcgccactgcactccagcctgggctgggcgacagagcgagactccgtctcaaaaaaaaaaaaaaaaa
Protein-coding sequences here:
- the LOC105469288 gene encoding parvalbumin-like EF-hand-containing protein, which encodes MDEDFSQMKKMALAMGTSLSDKDIELLPTDMRHHGSYSYLKFFEHMRKFHASGQMDEAIREAFQALDKDRSGFIEWNEIKYILSIIPSSGPTAPLTDEEAEAMIQAADTDGDGRIDYEEFSELIKKEKIPKKK